In Aestuariibaculum lutulentum, one DNA window encodes the following:
- a CDS encoding DUF3667 domain-containing protein → MKKSQETCKNCENDFEQGYNFCPHCGQKSNDELTVSVLFYNTISNYFSVDARFFKSFIPLMFKPGYLAKRFVEGKRLLYLHPAQMYLFISVVFFFLFSFISRDQVKTVNNALKKGEIPVVIHDSLKTQVIDSLKNVTTADYVLKDDFSFNQRTVDSLIAIDAPEEDIYTAMGMDSDAGFFKRRLYTQILKFYEQRNGGSILQVFYDSIPIAMFFLLPIFAFILKLLYYRKASFSYHLVFSLYFFAFIFMAFSFLVLVDLIWKPQSRLNTLVLILIFIYFYLAVLKFYNQGKLKSLFKSIVAAFSFILMVIPAAVVVMFMVAFFFY, encoded by the coding sequence ATGAAAAAATCTCAGGAAACTTGTAAAAATTGTGAAAATGATTTTGAGCAAGGTTATAATTTTTGTCCGCACTGTGGGCAGAAATCAAATGACGAACTCACGGTATCTGTATTGTTTTATAATACGATAAGTAATTATTTTTCGGTTGATGCTCGTTTTTTTAAAAGTTTTATTCCTTTAATGTTTAAGCCGGGATATTTGGCTAAACGCTTTGTTGAAGGTAAGCGTTTGTTGTATTTGCATCCAGCACAAATGTATTTGTTTATTTCTGTAGTGTTTTTCTTTTTGTTTTCATTTATTAGTCGAGATCAGGTTAAAACCGTAAATAATGCATTAAAAAAAGGTGAAATACCTGTGGTTATCCACGATAGTTTAAAAACTCAGGTTATCGATTCCTTGAAAAATGTAACTACAGCAGATTATGTTCTTAAAGATGATTTTTCTTTCAATCAAAGAACTGTAGATTCCTTGATAGCGATTGATGCTCCGGAAGAGGACATATATACAGCTATGGGAATGGATAGTGATGCCGGATTTTTTAAAAGAAGATTGTATACACAAATTTTAAAATTCTACGAGCAACGAAATGGCGGGTCTATTTTACAGGTGTTTTATGATAGTATACCTATTGCTATGTTTTTTTTATTACCCATTTTTGCATTTATTTTAAAATTGCTCTATTACAGGAAAGCTTCATTTTCATATCACCTTGTTTTTAGCTTGTACTTTTTCGCTTTTATTTTTATGGCTTTTAGTTTTTTAGTACTCGTAGATTTGATTTGGAAACCGCAATCAAGGCTAAATACCCTGGTGTTAATTTTAATTTTTATTTATTTCTATCTTGCTGTTTTAAAGTTTTATAATCAAGGTAAGTTGAAAAGTTTATTTAAGAGTATAGTTGCTGCTTTTTCTTTTATATTAATGGTTATTCCAGCTGCAGTTGTAGTGATGTTTATGGTTGCCTTTTTCTTTTATTAG
- a CDS encoding SdrD B-like domain-containing protein — protein sequence MKKILMVILSIALFASCSKKNDGSIIGTASAAGGEVTAGITVKLYGENTSFLRDTQTDSEGNFAFTGLDSGNYYIGATITVDGTVWDTGNKPRMVYVSDEIVEEVALSLTQK from the coding sequence ATGAAAAAAATATTAATGGTTATACTTTCAATTGCTTTGTTCGCTTCTTGTAGTAAAAAGAACGACGGATCAATTATAGGTACAGCTTCTGCTGCTGGAGGAGAAGTTACAGCGGGAATAACAGTTAAGTTATACGGTGAGAATACATCATTTCTTAGAGATACTCAAACCGATAGTGAAGGTAATTTTGCATTTACTGGTTTAGATTCAGGAAATTATTACATAGGAGCAACGATTACAGTCGATGGTACGGTATGGGATACAGGTAATAAACCAAGAATGGTCTATGTGAGTGATGAGATTGTTGAAGAAGTTGCTTTGTCACTTACGCAAAAATAA
- a CDS encoding SusD/RagB family nutrient-binding outer membrane lipoprotein produces the protein MKNLYLRLTLSILIVFSATNCSELDDLYQDPDGFSKEQADAAGVSIIAGYFTSQLTRGFFLRGEYGAAYHQLRSGSRVMGTGVQLYYTTSDYGLSLSLRDVEGDWGSNGFNRTVFNKINSDWIKQYLWAQKEYNKIPEESISTSDELYMRLLHLLKAVAYQRAIDLYDEVPYFETGTAGALDGEKASWVGQEEIYPIIIDEVKEIESFLEGLTLGSAEATLFSQQDVIFGGDIMQWRKYANSLRLRWAMNVSEQLPSLTSTVLTELNGKPLFNEAEDVAGLADIAIVEPYRLQRELGITRAFRERADECRAPKRFLHDVMNCIPTEKSILVNGEMLYYFDGDNSEEGLVNGTVDPRVTYLFSKDVLGRYVGAETTWDDGSDPNSYFSKAMRGYYINDPIMTDINVTEISFGASGNEMTIKLNDEAATDLTKREAFLLKAFREYCSQYSDISWTIGTDRNMISEYNVRPQYNFDIRYPTLHSVETELSLAEAAVRGFGSGDAATHYKNAIELSCAYWYDKNVNNSYSQTTTPAFPGNMDASRIDRDRPSMEYNPGAYAEFAAQQFSAMTDQQKVKAIFDQLQLHYNMFNFETPYTAARRLIKYLNDNPAAPYETFAWKERMLYNPSIQGTDPEAWSQVSQHDDYNLPIWFTGRTTKWKNVLE, from the coding sequence ATGAAGAATTTATATTTAAGATTGACATTGTCAATATTAATAGTATTCAGTGCTACCAATTGTAGTGAACTGGATGATTTATATCAGGATCCTGATGGATTCTCAAAGGAGCAAGCTGATGCCGCTGGTGTAAGTATTATTGCCGGATATTTCACATCACAACTTACACGAGGTTTTTTCTTAAGAGGAGAATATGGTGCAGCATATCATCAACTTAGAAGTGGTTCTCGTGTTATGGGAACAGGTGTTCAGTTATATTATACAACTTCAGATTATGGTTTGTCTTTAAGTCTTAGAGATGTTGAAGGCGATTGGGGTTCAAATGGATTTAACAGAACTGTTTTCAATAAAATTAATAGTGACTGGATAAAGCAATACCTTTGGGCTCAAAAGGAGTACAACAAGATTCCTGAAGAAAGTATATCTACAAGTGATGAATTGTATATGAGACTTCTTCACTTATTGAAGGCTGTTGCATATCAACGAGCTATAGATCTTTACGACGAAGTTCCTTATTTCGAAACAGGAACAGCAGGTGCTTTAGATGGAGAAAAAGCCTCATGGGTAGGACAGGAAGAAATTTACCCAATTATTATTGATGAAGTTAAAGAAATTGAATCGTTTTTAGAAGGTTTAACACTTGGATCCGCAGAGGCTACATTGTTTTCTCAACAAGATGTTATCTTCGGTGGAGATATTATGCAGTGGAGAAAATATGCTAACTCACTTCGTCTTAGATGGGCAATGAATGTGAGTGAGCAACTACCAAGCTTAACATCAACTGTACTTACAGAGTTAAATGGTAAACCATTATTTAACGAGGCTGAAGATGTGGCTGGTTTAGCAGATATTGCGATTGTCGAACCTTACAGACTTCAAAGAGAACTTGGTATTACAAGGGCATTTAGAGAACGTGCTGATGAGTGTCGTGCGCCAAAACGTTTTTTACATGATGTAATGAATTGTATTCCAACCGAAAAAAGTATTTTGGTAAATGGTGAAATGCTATATTATTTTGATGGAGACAATTCAGAAGAAGGTTTAGTAAATGGAACAGTAGATCCTAGGGTTACTTATTTATTTTCAAAAGATGTTTTAGGAAGATATGTTGGAGCAGAAACAACCTGGGATGATGGATCGGATCCAAATAGTTATTTTAGCAAAGCAATGAGAGGGTATTATATTAATGATCCTATCATGACTGATATTAATGTTACAGAAATATCATTTGGAGCTTCTGGAAATGAAATGACTATTAAACTAAACGATGAAGCTGCGACCGACTTAACAAAAAGAGAGGCATTTTTATTAAAAGCATTTAGAGAATATTGTTCTCAGTATAGCGATATTAGCTGGACTATTGGAACAGATAGAAATATGATTTCTGAGTACAACGTTCGTCCTCAATATAATTTTGATATTCGTTACCCTACTTTACATTCTGTAGAAACCGAATTGTCATTGGCTGAAGCTGCTGTTAGAGGATTCGGAAGTGGAGATGCAGCTACGCATTATAAGAATGCTATCGAGCTGTCATGTGCATACTGGTATGATAAGAATGTGAATAATTCATATTCACAGACTACAACACCAGCATTTCCAGGAAATATGGATGCTTCAAGAATTGATAGAGATAGACCTTCAATGGAATATAATCCTGGAGCTTATGCAGAGTTTGCTGCACAACAATTTAGTGCGATGACAGATCAGCAAAAAGTAAAAGCTATTTTTGATCAGTTGCAGTTACATTATAATATGTTTAATTTTGAGACACCTTATACAGCTGCACGTAGATTAATAAAATACTTGAACGATAACCCGGCAGCTCCTTACGAGACTTTTGCATGGAAAGAACGTATGCTATATAACCCTAGTATCCAAGGAACCGATCCAGAAGCTTGGTCACAAGTTAGCCAGCACGATGATTATAATCTTCCAATTTGGTTTACTGGACGTACTACTAAATGGAAAAATGTTCTTGAATAA
- a CDS encoding formylglycine-generating enzyme family protein, with the protein MNVSFKYHTLFFVFSMAIMFSCKTDSKNTARLLTASVSEKIKAPIGMVWVEAKTFTQGAKKDDKMALPREKPGHDVFVDGFFIDVTEVTNKQFKAFVKETGYITVAERPIDWEDLKKELPEGTPKPHDSVLKPGSLIFNKEIKQVANMRNYEQWWRWQVGADWKHPEGPESSIKGKDNYPVVHIALEDALAFCKWANRRLPTEAEWESAAQGSNKDAVYTWGNNPEILNEKANTWQGVFPVKNESKDGFDLIAPVKAYPANSIGIYDMLGNVWELTGDLFNENYYNQIDSNKVLKNPKGADKGYSIGKPYIEEQVIKGGSFLCNASYCASFRISAKMGMEPNSSSDHIGFRTVATPDMLE; encoded by the coding sequence ATGAATGTAAGTTTTAAGTATCACACCTTGTTTTTTGTTTTTTCAATGGCTATCATGTTTAGTTGTAAAACAGATAGTAAGAACACCGCACGATTGCTTACTGCAAGTGTTTCTGAAAAAATAAAAGCACCGATAGGTATGGTTTGGGTAGAAGCAAAAACGTTTACTCAAGGTGCTAAAAAAGATGATAAAATGGCTTTGCCAAGAGAAAAGCCTGGGCATGATGTATTTGTTGATGGATTTTTCATTGATGTTACTGAAGTCACCAATAAGCAATTTAAAGCTTTTGTTAAGGAGACAGGCTACATTACGGTTGCAGAACGTCCTATAGATTGGGAAGATTTAAAAAAAGAATTACCAGAAGGCACACCAAAACCACACGATTCGGTTTTAAAGCCAGGTAGTTTAATATTTAATAAAGAAATAAAGCAGGTAGCTAATATGCGAAACTACGAACAGTGGTGGCGTTGGCAGGTAGGAGCGGACTGGAAACATCCGGAAGGCCCTGAAAGTTCTATAAAAGGAAAGGATAATTACCCGGTAGTGCATATTGCTTTAGAAGATGCCTTAGCGTTTTGTAAATGGGCTAATCGAAGATTGCCTACAGAAGCGGAATGGGAGTCGGCAGCCCAAGGAAGTAACAAGGATGCTGTGTATACCTGGGGAAATAATCCAGAGATTTTAAATGAAAAGGCAAACACATGGCAAGGTGTTTTTCCTGTGAAAAACGAATCCAAAGATGGTTTTGATCTAATTGCACCTGTAAAAGCATATCCGGCAAACAGCATCGGTATTTATGATATGTTGGGCAATGTCTGGGAATTGACTGGTGATTTATTTAATGAGAATTATTACAATCAAATAGATTCTAATAAAGTTTTAAAGAACCCTAAAGGCGCTGATAAAGGCTATAGCATAGGAAAACCTTATATTGAAGAACAGGTTATTAAAGGAGGATCTTTTTTATGTAATGCTTCATATTGTGCAAGTTTTAGAATTTCAGCAAAAATGGGTATGGAGCCTAATTCAAGTTCAGATCATATTGGTTTTAGAACCGTTGCCACTCCAGATATGTTAGAATAA
- a CDS encoding T9SS type A sorting domain-containing protein → MRKQITFLLFALFFALASSDLIAQKNVLYILSDGVKIYNDDQVGGTGYSTNASDTSYGIITKSSLLYNDPVSRMLKADSNFNVVTIIAKNGAASPDSYVSALDGTVPVGNTMTVDSGIDQTGFDLIIVTENVATYNFMKVGIGALTPANIQAPIIYSKPLHFRNNNTIASATAKETKTLGLSMEVVDASSPLFTGLGLTNGDDIPFFLTTSDDYGKAGGNRSIDVINNLEITSDGSTPVTNTLLATVPEITSPDQAIGINYFPAGTHLGTDATGILAQDAVALPFSWGATVKQDGGNITPQLLTVWRNAAYQLTGLSNPGGLVSNDFAGDYEVVTTTYYHDFRGGNTSSFLGNVTTEGTLLENISRFSNTDGTTELNNLVAYPTGRFMSDGDNPLSPSIGYVQIRNFVGNGDNYYNSTLGLNLKAGSEFHIKTLSGGKVTVPLMSESTLDYIVNAPNFNNKGWGSVDGSSLVGPSTVAYDATIDGARGTDFTFEYYGNPGGIDFKFVVDGTGGGTDMYLPYIQVDFDLLRTKPKKVLYVNQSGVGQGAGASAPGDDPVIRMLMADSNLEVTYIETPQDGSAIPALSGFDVVIAQENISSGAAMLKPGGVLGVKDVTIPIIYNKTWAFRNTRAITDADATVSATQNVSVTATNTSHPLFTGIDFSGGNDIRIFSEATANDDGSTGGNKGIDILNNLEISSTDAATIATVPEVTDAAKAFVINYIPSGTQLGEDSNDVLSVNAVALSFSYGATIMGDGANISPEALTIWRNAVYLLTGQTPPATMVQNADFTLSIDKAGEVSKVSTNVRAMGNYIYITDVKSQTDVKIYSLTGALVKEFKTNEDVNFSFRSGIYIATVKTFEGSKAVKILVK, encoded by the coding sequence ATGAGAAAACAAATTACTTTTTTATTATTTGCTCTATTTTTTGCATTGGCATCGAGTGATCTAATTGCACAAAAAAATGTATTGTACATTTTATCAGATGGTGTGAAAATTTACAATGATGACCAAGTGGGGGGAACTGGTTACAGCACTAATGCTAGTGATACTAGCTATGGGATTATAACTAAATCGTCCCTTCTTTACAATGATCCTGTATCAAGAATGTTAAAAGCCGATTCCAATTTTAATGTGGTAACTATTATTGCTAAAAATGGTGCTGCCTCACCAGATTCATATGTATCTGCTCTTGACGGTACAGTTCCTGTCGGGAATACAATGACAGTTGATTCAGGTATTGATCAAACTGGTTTTGACTTAATTATTGTAACCGAAAATGTAGCCACTTATAATTTTATGAAAGTAGGTATTGGGGCTCTAACACCAGCAAACATTCAGGCTCCAATTATTTATAGTAAACCCCTTCATTTTAGAAACAATAACACTATTGCTTCTGCAACAGCCAAAGAAACTAAAACACTTGGATTATCTATGGAAGTTGTTGATGCTTCTAGCCCATTATTCACCGGATTAGGTCTTACAAATGGAGATGATATACCATTTTTTCTAACAACATCAGATGATTATGGAAAAGCAGGAGGAAATAGAAGTATTGATGTCATTAATAACCTTGAGATAACTAGTGATGGTTCTACTCCTGTAACAAACACCTTATTAGCCACGGTTCCAGAAATAACTAGTCCAGACCAAGCTATTGGTATTAACTATTTTCCTGCAGGAACCCATCTTGGTACCGACGCTACAGGTATTTTAGCTCAAGATGCTGTTGCATTACCTTTTTCTTGGGGAGCAACCGTAAAACAAGATGGAGGTAACATAACACCACAGCTTTTAACTGTTTGGAGAAATGCAGCATATCAACTAACTGGTTTATCTAACCCAGGCGGTCTAGTGTCTAATGATTTTGCGGGTGATTATGAAGTTGTAACAACTACCTATTATCATGATTTTAGAGGAGGAAATACTTCATCATTTCTTGGCAATGTTACCACTGAAGGCACGCTTTTGGAAAACATATCTCGTTTCTCAAATACAGATGGGACTACTGAATTAAATAATTTAGTTGCATATCCGACAGGAAGATTTATGAGTGATGGAGACAACCCTTTAAGTCCTAGTATTGGTTATGTTCAAATTCGAAATTTTGTTGGTAATGGCGATAATTATTATAACAGCACATTAGGGCTTAATTTAAAAGCAGGTAGTGAATTTCACATAAAAACCCTTAGTGGAGGAAAAGTTACAGTACCGTTAATGTCTGAATCAACTTTGGATTATATTGTTAATGCTCCAAACTTCAATAACAAAGGATGGGGTTCTGTTGATGGCTCGAGTCTTGTTGGTCCAAGTACAGTTGCTTATGATGCAACAATTGATGGGGCTCGTGGCACTGATTTTACTTTTGAATACTATGGAAACCCTGGCGGTATAGATTTTAAATTTGTTGTAGACGGTACTGGTGGTGGAACAGACATGTATTTACCCTACATACAAGTAGACTTTGATCTATTACGTACCAAACCAAAAAAAGTACTATATGTAAATCAATCTGGTGTTGGGCAAGGCGCTGGTGCTTCTGCTCCTGGTGACGATCCTGTTATTAGAATGTTAATGGCAGATTCAAATTTAGAGGTTACTTATATAGAAACTCCTCAAGATGGTAGTGCTATTCCTGCCCTGTCTGGTTTTGATGTGGTTATTGCTCAGGAAAATATCAGTTCGGGTGCAGCGATGCTTAAACCTGGAGGTGTATTAGGAGTAAAAGACGTAACAATTCCAATTATTTACAATAAAACATGGGCATTTAGAAACACAAGAGCTATAACGGATGCCGATGCAACTGTTTCTGCAACCCAAAATGTTTCTGTAACTGCAACAAATACTTCACATCCTCTTTTTACTGGAATTGATTTTTCAGGTGGTAATGATATTAGAATCTTTAGTGAAGCTACTGCTAATGATGATGGTAGTACTGGAGGAAATAAAGGTATTGATATCCTTAATAATCTAGAAATTTCTAGCACAGATGCCGCTACTATTGCAACTGTTCCTGAAGTTACAGATGCAGCAAAGGCCTTTGTTATAAACTACATCCCTTCTGGTACTCAGTTAGGTGAGGATTCTAACGATGTTTTAAGTGTTAACGCTGTTGCTTTATCATTTAGTTATGGAGCCACTATTATGGGAGATGGTGCTAACATTAGTCCTGAAGCGCTAACGATTTGGAGAAATGCTGTTTATTTACTTACTGGTCAAACACCTCCTGCCACTATGGTTCAAAATGCAGACTTTACCCTTAGCATTGATAAAGCTGGCGAAGTTTCTAAGGTTTCTACAAATGTTAGAGCCATGGGGAACTACATTTATATTACCGATGTAAAATCTCAAACAGATGTAAAGATTTATAGTCTTACTGGTGCTTTAGTTAAAGAATTTAAAACAAATGAAGATGTAAACTTCTCCTTTAGATCTGGAATTTACATTGCTACAGTTAAAACTTTTGAGGGCTCTAAAGCTGTTAAAATATTAGTTAAGTAG